In a genomic window of Deltaproteobacteria bacterium:
- a CDS encoding aldo/keto reductase: MPYGIANRKGQPGPSESEEIVAEAWENGIREFDTAQDYGTSETVLGQALKALGLSQKAGVFTKFHPSLNHLHGQALKEALSESLERLGLSQLSGILLHREKFLDHWNRGLGETLLRFKEEKVVRKIGVSVYRPERALQALETEGIDLVQVPMNLFDRRFLDQGVFGLAERLGKGIYVRSIFLQGLLLMKPEELPEKMAFAKSILKNLDSVCRELVMERPELALLYIKSAAPRASVVFGAESVSQLKQNISCWKRDVDPSLPKRIHMVFGSVDDRILNPALWPPH, from the coding sequence ATGCCTTACGGAATCGCCAACCGGAAGGGCCAACCCGGTCCGTCGGAATCGGAGGAGATTGTTGCAGAGGCCTGGGAGAACGGTATCCGGGAATTTGATACGGCCCAGGACTATGGAACGAGCGAGACGGTTCTGGGGCAGGCCCTGAAAGCCCTGGGCCTTTCCCAAAAGGCTGGGGTTTTTACAAAATTTCATCCCTCACTCAATCATCTTCACGGACAAGCCCTCAAAGAGGCCCTTTCCGAAAGCCTTGAACGACTCGGGTTGTCCCAACTCTCCGGCATCCTCCTGCACCGGGAGAAATTCCTCGACCACTGGAACCGGGGCCTGGGAGAAACCCTTCTTCGTTTTAAGGAGGAAAAGGTCGTCCGGAAAATCGGGGTCTCGGTATACCGGCCGGAGAGGGCCCTTCAAGCCCTTGAAACAGAGGGGATCGATCTGGTTCAGGTTCCCATGAACCTCTTCGACCGCCGCTTTCTTGACCAGGGAGTTTTTGGCCTGGCGGAGAGGCTTGGGAAGGGCATCTATGTCCGCAGTATTTTTTTGCAGGGGCTCCTCCTCATGAAACCGGAAGAGTTGCCGGAGAAAATGGCCTTTGCAAAATCCATTTTGAAAAATCTCGATTCGGTTTGCCGTGAACTGGTGATGGAGCGCCCGGAACTCGCCCTGCTCTATATCAAATCGGCGGCCCCTCGCGCTTCCGTTGTCTTCGGCGCGGAGAGCGTGTCCCAACTGAAGCAAAACATTTCCTGTTGGAAAAGGGATGTTGACCCCTCCCTGCCAAAACGGATCCACATGGTTTTCGGTTCCGTCGACGACCGGATCCTGAATCCCGCGCTATGGCCTCCCCATTAA
- the pseC gene encoding UDP-4-amino-4,6-dideoxy-N-acetyl-beta-L-altrosamine transaminase — MTIPSKNRVGASRPFPNREKILITGVSGMLGSNLAHAFRGKFDLLGLYCSHPVSIDGVETQRVDLLSQDSLKPVVKGFKPDVVIHCASLADVDLCERNRELAKKTNILGTQAVVESLEDCDAKLIYISTDLVYDGQRGDYSETDPPSPPNYYGKSKYEGELEALKHPHTLVFRTNIFGWNIQEKEGLAEWIIHRLKEGQVIKGFVNARFSSIYTLELAWVLELAARKDLLGIYNCGSPIGISKYEFAVRLADRFRLDRSLVEPTPIEEFNFDAKRGTDLTLNVGKLAEALDCALPTIDDSIEKFYGDYKSGFPKIIKRKPYADDSARRSMSPYGRQSIDDDDIRSVIAVLKSSYLTQGPKVGEFEDALCRITGSKFAVAVNSGTSALHIACLSANIGPGDEVITSPNTFVASANCIVYCGARPVFGDIDPRTYNLSPETVEMKITGRVKAVIPVHFAGQSCDMEAMTRIKNRAEKKFGHKIYIIEDAAHALGSTYKGTQVGSCSFSDMAVLSFHPVKHITTGEGGAVLTNDEELYRRLKRLRNHGMTSDPAEFVNPELRSDFQASIPPWYYEQVELGFNYRITDIQCALGISQARKLPRFMKRRREIVDQYNAHFEKLDLAITPYESAFCQNNFHLYVLLIDFEKRGLPRADVMAQLEEKGVKTQVHFIPVHTQPLFRNRFGTQRGDCPHAEKYYDQCLSIPLFPAMLDSDVQRVIQSIRSVVQPERISRVG; from the coding sequence ATGACTATTCCATCGAAAAATCGCGTTGGGGCCTCGAGGCCGTTCCCCAATAGGGAAAAAATCCTCATTACGGGCGTAAGCGGCATGCTTGGGAGCAATCTCGCCCACGCATTTCGCGGGAAATTCGACCTGCTCGGATTGTATTGTTCCCATCCCGTTTCCATTGACGGGGTTGAAACGCAACGGGTCGATCTCCTGTCGCAGGACTCCCTTAAGCCCGTTGTCAAGGGCTTTAAGCCCGATGTCGTCATTCACTGCGCCTCTTTGGCGGATGTCGACTTGTGCGAAAGGAACCGGGAGCTTGCAAAAAAGACGAACATCCTGGGCACGCAGGCCGTTGTCGAAAGTCTTGAGGATTGCGACGCAAAACTCATCTACATATCAACCGACCTCGTTTACGACGGTCAAAGGGGAGATTACTCGGAGACCGACCCCCCCAGCCCTCCGAATTATTATGGGAAAAGCAAATACGAAGGAGAGCTTGAAGCGCTTAAACATCCCCATACGCTCGTTTTCCGGACAAACATCTTTGGATGGAACATTCAGGAAAAAGAAGGCCTCGCCGAATGGATTATCCATCGGCTTAAGGAGGGACAAGTGATCAAGGGTTTTGTCAATGCCCGCTTTTCTTCCATCTACACGCTGGAACTGGCATGGGTATTGGAACTGGCGGCGCGGAAAGACCTGCTCGGCATCTACAATTGCGGGAGTCCCATCGGCATTTCGAAGTACGAATTCGCCGTGAGGCTCGCCGACCGGTTTCGACTGGACCGGTCTCTTGTCGAGCCGACGCCGATCGAAGAGTTCAACTTCGACGCCAAGAGGGGAACCGACCTCACCCTCAACGTCGGCAAGCTGGCAGAGGCGCTCGATTGCGCCCTGCCGACCATCGATGATTCGATCGAGAAGTTTTACGGGGATTACAAAAGCGGCTTCCCAAAAATCATCAAGAGGAAACCCTACGCGGACGACAGCGCAAGGCGTTCCATGTCTCCTTACGGGAGGCAAAGCATCGACGACGACGATATCCGCTCCGTCATCGCGGTCCTGAAATCAAGTTATTTGACCCAGGGGCCAAAGGTCGGCGAGTTCGAGGACGCCTTGTGCCGGATTACCGGCTCAAAGTTCGCGGTGGCCGTCAATTCGGGGACCTCCGCCCTCCATATCGCCTGTCTGTCCGCCAACATCGGTCCCGGAGACGAAGTCATTACCTCTCCCAACACCTTCGTGGCCTCGGCAAACTGCATTGTCTATTGCGGGGCAAGACCCGTGTTCGGCGATATCGACCCGAGAACCTATAATCTGTCGCCGGAAACCGTGGAAATGAAAATAACCGGGCGCGTCAAGGCCGTCATCCCCGTGCATTTTGCCGGCCAGAGTTGCGATATGGAGGCAATGACACGGATTAAAAACCGGGCGGAGAAGAAGTTTGGCCATAAAATATACATCATTGAAGACGCCGCCCACGCCCTCGGCTCGACCTACAAGGGAACGCAGGTGGGTTCCTGCTCCTTTTCGGATATGGCGGTCTTGAGTTTTCATCCCGTCAAGCATATCACCACCGGCGAGGGAGGCGCCGTTCTCACCAACGATGAGGAACTCTACCGGAGGCTCAAGCGATTGCGAAACCACGGCATGACCAGCGATCCGGCCGAGTTCGTCAATCCGGAGTTGAGGTCCGACTTTCAGGCCTCAATCCCTCCCTGGTATTACGAACAGGTCGAACTCGGTTTCAACTACCGCATCACGGACATTCAGTGCGCCCTCGGCATCTCCCAGGCCCGAAAACTGCCCCGATTCATGAAGCGGAGGCGTGAAATCGTCGACCAATACAACGCCCATTTTGAGAAACTGGATCTGGCGATCACGCCTTACGAATCCGCCTTTTGTCAAAACAACTTCCATCTTTACGTCCTCCTGATCGATTTCGAGAAACGGGGTCTGCCGCGGGCCGACGTGATGGCGCAACTGGAAGAAAAGGGGGTCAAAACCCAGGTCCACTTCATCCCGGTCCATACACAGCCCCTCTTCAGGAACCGGTTCGGCACCCAACGGGGCGATTGTCCCCATGCGGAAAAATACTACGACCAGTGCCTCTCGATTCCACTCTTTCCCGCGATGTTGGACAGCGACGTTCAAAGGGTGATTCAGTCGATCCGATCGGTTGTCCAGCCGGAAAGGATTTCGCGGGTTGGCTGA
- the pseB gene encoding UDP-N-acetylglucosamine 4,6-dehydratase (inverting), with amino-acid sequence MLNNKNILITGGTGSFGKKMVQIILENYAPNKLIVFSRDELKQFEMSQRWDAEKYPCIRYFLGDVRDKDRLMLAFRQVDYVIHAAALKQVPAAEYNPAECIKTNVIGAMNVIEAAIYNNVSRVIALSTDKACNPLNLYGATKLCADKLFCAAKAYGGFQNVRFAVVRYGNVLGSRGSVVPFFKEKAKAGVIPITDPRMTRFWITLDQAVHFVLMALKIVRGGEVFVPQIPSMKIVDLARAIDPECRFDIIGVRPGEKLHETLISGEEARHTVEFREHFIIQSHPRSLEELLSAGNGNAGLCRNDFKYTSDQNKDWLTVEQLRDLIEKTADDYSIEKSRWGLEAVPQ; translated from the coding sequence ATGCTCAACAACAAAAACATCCTCATCACGGGCGGCACCGGTTCTTTCGGCAAGAAGATGGTGCAGATAATCCTGGAAAACTACGCGCCCAACAAATTGATCGTCTTCAGCCGGGATGAACTCAAACAGTTCGAAATGTCCCAGCGATGGGATGCCGAAAAATATCCCTGCATCCGCTACTTTCTCGGGGATGTGCGCGACAAGGACCGGCTGATGCTCGCCTTCCGTCAGGTTGACTACGTCATCCATGCCGCCGCCTTGAAGCAGGTCCCGGCCGCGGAATACAACCCCGCAGAATGCATCAAGACAAACGTCATCGGCGCCATGAACGTGATTGAAGCGGCCATTTACAATAACGTGTCGCGGGTCATTGCCCTCTCGACGGACAAGGCCTGCAATCCCCTCAATCTCTATGGGGCCACCAAACTTTGCGCCGACAAACTGTTCTGCGCGGCCAAGGCCTATGGCGGATTCCAGAATGTCCGGTTCGCCGTGGTCCGCTACGGAAATGTTCTCGGGAGCAGGGGCTCCGTGGTCCCTTTCTTCAAAGAGAAGGCAAAGGCCGGCGTTATACCGATCACCGATCCCCGCATGACCCGTTTCTGGATCACCCTCGACCAGGCGGTCCATTTCGTCCTCATGGCGCTCAAGATCGTCCGGGGAGGCGAGGTCTTCGTGCCCCAGATTCCCTCCATGAAAATTGTCGATCTGGCGAGAGCGATCGACCCTGAATGCCGATTTGACATCATCGGGGTTCGTCCCGGCGAAAAGCTTCACGAAACGCTGATCAGCGGGGAAGAGGCCCGTCATACCGTGGAATTCAGGGAACATTTCATTATTCAAAGCCATCCGCGGTCTCTGGAGGAATTATTGTCGGCCGGCAACGGAAATGCGGGACTTTGCAGGAACGATTTCAAATACACCTCCGATCAGAACAAAGACTGGCTCACGGTTGAACAACTCCGGGACCTGATTGAAAAAACCGCCGATGACTATTCCATCGAAAAATCGCGTTGGGGCCTCGAGGCCGTTCCCCAATAG
- a CDS encoding winged helix-turn-helix transcriptional regulator, with translation MSHISSPYEETSQRELAKKPGVSIGLINAILKKLISRGYIRVKALNKKKLNYLLTPKATVQMAQRSYQAVLNTIHRYRELEIKIGFLISHYVDNNHRNFFIHGDGELMDIVERVMRRHFNDSAVILKERSDDPDVVVLNLTGSTLKAPGKVVNIMEYINNVNKE, from the coding sequence TTGTCCCATATTTCCTCGCCGTACGAGGAGACCTCCCAGCGGGAGCTCGCAAAAAAACCGGGGGTCTCCATCGGTTTGATCAATGCCATCTTGAAAAAATTGATCAGCCGGGGCTATATCCGGGTGAAGGCCCTGAACAAAAAGAAGCTGAATTATCTTTTGACGCCCAAGGCAACCGTTCAAATGGCGCAACGCTCCTACCAGGCGGTCCTGAATACCATCCACCGATATCGGGAGCTGGAAATCAAAATCGGATTTCTGATTTCCCATTACGTGGACAACAACCACAGGAATTTCTTCATTCACGGCGACGGCGAACTGATGGATATCGTCGAACGCGTCATGCGCAGGCATTTTAACGATTCGGCCGTTATCCTGAAGGAAAGGAGCGATGATCCCGATGTGGTGGTCTTGAACCTCACCGGCTCCACCCTCAAAGCGCCGGGAAAGGTCGTCAATATCATGGAATATATCAACAACGTGAACAAGGAGTAG
- a CDS encoding SLBB domain-containing protein: MFNQRNNIVIACLFGCLLLMPFSAFSQEGFGQALGVRKSLSGTADSKGREVRSFGSQNQTVEVESSSIPFSALNPAGSGTESPVFYNVHVLGEVGRPGVYKIRPSDRVTDALQYAGGQLPNGSTRRLQLRREGSTRILDLFAYKYNGLLDNNPYLMENDVIFVPVKKGEIQVEGPVNRPGNYEITRPISLAKAVAMAGGFSVGLSAKTPIRIVRFNGEEKKEIIEVENSRDEMAGFEVKKGDAIVVPHILIADKEFDYNLKRIPGDNIFYPTIDDNVYVIGAVSLPGAYEFKPHYTYKEYVSLAGPVRDAKMRSIRLIRSNGKKLRVRKSTTINAGDTLVVPQRYWKPEVVAGWLGTVTNLTLSTLVITDRFK, encoded by the coding sequence ATGTTTAATCAGCGGAACAATATTGTCATCGCCTGTCTCTTCGGTTGCCTGTTGTTGATGCCTTTTTCCGCCTTTTCCCAGGAAGGCTTCGGTCAGGCCCTGGGCGTCCGAAAATCGCTTTCAGGCACGGCAGACAGTAAAGGCAGGGAAGTGCGGAGTTTTGGTTCGCAAAATCAGACCGTCGAGGTGGAGTCGAGTTCTATTCCGTTCAGCGCCCTGAATCCGGCGGGATCGGGAACCGAAAGCCCTGTTTTTTACAATGTTCATGTCCTGGGAGAAGTCGGTCGTCCGGGCGTTTATAAAATCAGGCCTTCCGATCGGGTTACCGACGCCCTTCAATATGCGGGGGGGCAGTTGCCGAACGGCTCGACACGCCGCCTGCAATTAAGGCGGGAAGGGTCGACAAGAATTCTCGATCTTTTTGCCTACAAATACAACGGCCTGCTCGACAATAATCCTTATCTGATGGAAAACGATGTGATCTTTGTGCCGGTCAAGAAGGGGGAAATTCAGGTTGAGGGACCGGTCAACCGCCCCGGAAATTACGAAATAACCCGCCCCATTTCTCTTGCAAAAGCCGTTGCGATGGCGGGGGGTTTTTCGGTCGGCCTTTCCGCAAAGACCCCGATCCGCATTGTCCGTTTCAACGGCGAGGAAAAAAAGGAGATTATCGAAGTGGAAAACAGCAGGGACGAAATGGCGGGATTTGAGGTCAAAAAGGGGGACGCCATCGTCGTTCCCCATATTTTGATCGCCGACAAGGAATTCGACTACAATTTGAAACGCATTCCCGGAGACAACATTTTTTATCCGACAATCGATGACAATGTCTATGTGATCGGGGCGGTGTCCTTGCCCGGCGCCTACGAATTCAAGCCGCACTATACCTATAAAGAATATGTCAGTCTCGCGGGGCCGGTGCGGGATGCAAAAATGAGAAGCATCCGGCTGATCCGGAGCAATGGGAAAAAACTGCGCGTCAGGAAAAGCACCACAATTAATGCGGGCGATACCCTTGTTGTCCCCCAGCGTTACTGGAAACCGGAGGTAGTTGCCGGTTGGCTGGGAACCGTCACGAATCTTACTCTTTCCACGCTTGTCATTACCGACCGTTTTAAATAA
- a CDS encoding FG-GAP repeat protein, whose translation MNPLLLYLLSACGYKANDADEDGYWDSDDCDPNDPKIGGTIDAFVDDDGDGYGASDLLASVCAGTAGYADNGDDCNDADAATNPSAAEVCDEIDNDCNSLIDDEDDNVTDATTWYADSDGDGYGDELDTTGTLFCDDPESGYAATNDDCNDSAADYYPGAPTECDTEDRNCDDIADIDDGDGDGLASCEGDCNDTDPSINPSAFEECDPDDVDENCNGYADDADPDGAEGKVTRYTDADNDGYGDTNDATGTDYCDPPSSGVSTTNDDCDDANSAINPVATEICDTIDNDCDGATDDDDSSVTGQGTWYADSDGDGYGDESDTTGTLFCDDPGSGYAATNTDCDDSDSSINPSATEICDASDTDEDCDGLADDDDSSATGKSSYYTDIDGDGYGDETASAVDYCDPPAGVAATNDDCDDGDSSTHPASTDTCFDGMDSNCDGTSDGCEPATNSLADADAKLIGETDDNDAGRSLAPAGDFDADGFDDILVGAYGESSAATGAGAVYVVYGPVSGSVDLSTAGAKLLGEADGDMAGYAVSSAGDVDGDGNVDLIVGAYQEDGGGSDAGAAYIVYGPLTGTADLSSGGAKLIGEAGGDLAGYSTSSAGDMDGDGNDDVLVGAIYNDAGGITAGAAYLVHGPVSGTRNLSGAEAILLGEDASDSAGWAVASAGDVYGDGTGDILIGAIGNDSAGLAAGMAYLIDGPVSGAVDLSAADGQMEGVEDNAYAGTSVAPAGDHNGDGYDDMLVGASGESSGAGAAYLVLGPLSGSLSLSGANARFTGENTGDSAGTFVSSAGDPNDDGTPDILVGAPSNDGSAADAGAVYLIYGPATGTTDLSDAEVKFTGEAASDAAGSVAPAGDVDGDAIDDFLAGAPAEDSGGSDAGAAYLILGREF comes from the coding sequence ATGAACCCGCTTCTTTTATATTTGTTGTCCGCCTGCGGCTACAAGGCCAACGATGCCGACGAAGACGGCTACTGGGACAGTGACGACTGTGATCCCAACGATCCAAAAATTGGCGGCACCATAGATGCCTTCGTAGATGATGACGGAGATGGCTACGGCGCAAGCGACCTTCTGGCAAGCGTCTGCGCCGGAACGGCCGGATATGCGGACAACGGCGATGATTGCAATGACGCCGATGCCGCCACCAACCCCTCGGCCGCCGAAGTCTGCGATGAAATCGACAACGACTGCAACTCCCTGATTGACGACGAAGACGACAATGTAACCGATGCAACCACTTGGTACGCCGACAGCGATGGGGACGGATACGGCGATGAGTTGGACACAACAGGCACTCTGTTTTGTGACGATCCGGAAAGCGGCTATGCCGCGACCAACGACGACTGCAACGATTCCGCCGCCGATTACTACCCCGGCGCTCCCACCGAGTGTGACACCGAAGACAGAAACTGTGACGACATCGCCGACATCGACGATGGCGATGGGGATGGTCTGGCCTCCTGCGAGGGGGATTGTAACGACACCGATCCATCCATTAATCCCTCTGCCTTCGAAGAGTGCGACCCCGACGACGTTGACGAAAACTGCAACGGATATGCTGATGATGCCGATCCGGATGGAGCTGAAGGCAAGGTCACCCGGTACACCGATGCCGACAACGATGGATATGGTGACACGAACGATGCAACAGGAACCGACTACTGCGACCCTCCCTCTTCCGGCGTCTCGACAACGAACGATGATTGTGATGATGCCAATTCGGCCATTAATCCTGTGGCCACGGAAATCTGTGACACCATCGACAACGACTGCGACGGCGCAACCGACGATGACGACTCATCCGTTACGGGCCAGGGCACATGGTATGCCGACAGCGATGGGGACGGATACGGCGATGAGTCGGACACAACAGGCACTCTGTTTTGTGACGATCCGGGAAGCGGCTATGCCGCAACAAACACCGACTGCGACGACAGCGATTCTTCGATTAACCCCTCGGCCACGGAGATCTGTGATGCCTCCGACACCGACGAAGACTGCGACGGCCTGGCCGATGACGATGATTCTTCAGCAACGGGAAAAAGCTCTTATTACACCGATATCGACGGCGACGGCTACGGAGACGAAACCGCCAGTGCGGTTGATTATTGCGACCCTCCGGCCGGCGTGGCCGCAACAAATGATGACTGTGATGACGGGGACAGTTCCACTCATCCGGCGTCAACCGATACCTGTTTCGACGGCATGGACAGCAATTGCGACGGGACATCCGATGGTTGTGAACCCGCCACAAACAGTCTTGCCGACGCCGACGCCAAGTTGATTGGAGAAACCGACGACAACGATGCAGGACGGTCCCTGGCCCCGGCCGGCGATTTTGACGCCGATGGATTTGACGATATCCTGGTGGGTGCATACGGCGAAAGTTCCGCCGCAACGGGGGCCGGCGCCGTTTATGTCGTCTACGGACCCGTCAGCGGCTCGGTGGACCTTTCGACCGCCGGCGCCAAACTTCTGGGCGAGGCGGATGGCGATATGGCCGGTTATGCCGTCTCCTCCGCCGGGGATGTGGATGGGGACGGAAATGTCGACCTTATCGTCGGCGCCTATCAGGAGGATGGCGGCGGCTCCGACGCCGGCGCCGCATATATCGTCTATGGTCCTCTCACAGGGACTGCCGATCTTTCTTCCGGGGGGGCAAAGCTTATCGGCGAGGCAGGTGGCGATCTGGCAGGGTATTCCACCTCCTCCGCCGGGGATATGGATGGGGACGGCAATGATGATGTGCTCGTGGGAGCCATCTACAATGATGCGGGAGGCATCACTGCCGGCGCGGCCTACCTGGTCCACGGCCCCGTCAGTGGAACCCGGAACCTCTCCGGGGCGGAGGCGATATTGCTGGGGGAAGACGCCTCTGATTCGGCCGGATGGGCGGTCGCATCGGCGGGAGATGTATACGGCGATGGAACCGGCGATATTTTAATCGGCGCCATCGGGAACGATTCGGCCGGTTTGGCGGCAGGGATGGCCTATCTGATCGATGGCCCTGTTTCCGGCGCCGTTGACCTTTCTGCCGCCGACGGTCAAATGGAAGGGGTGGAGGACAATGCTTATGCCGGCACATCTGTCGCCCCCGCCGGCGATCATAACGGCGACGGCTATGATGACATGCTTGTGGGGGCCTCCGGAGAAAGCAGTGGTGCGGGGGCCGCCTATCTTGTCCTGGGCCCTTTAAGCGGTTCCCTTTCTCTTTCAGGCGCCAACGCAAGATTCACGGGTGAAAACACGGGGGACAGCGCCGGCACCTTTGTTTCTTCCGCCGGCGATCCGAATGACGACGGCACGCCGGATATTCTGGTGGGGGCCCCGTCAAATGACGGGTCTGCCGCCGACGCCGGCGCCGTCTACCTCATCTACGGCCCGGCGACCGGCACAACGGATCTCTCCGACGCAGAAGTCAAATTCACGGGAGAAGCGGCCTCGGATGCCGCCGGATCCGTGGCTCCCGCGGGGGATGTCGACGGTGATGCCATCGATGATTTTTTGGCGGGGGCTCCTGCCGAAGACAGCGGCGGCTCCGATGCAGGAGCGGCCTATCTTATCCTGGGCCGCGAATTTTAA
- a CDS encoding type II toxin-antitoxin system VapC family toxin — translation MKILLDTHIWLWYVSTSPNMPASLRNTLDHHTEDLWLSPISIWETIILIQKGKFGVNTDPVRWVRRCLEQAPLHEAPLNTEVAIKSREVDLPHQDPADRFLAATSLVYDIPLATMDMNLLKANWLQTLS, via the coding sequence ATGAAAATTCTCCTCGATACGCATATCTGGCTTTGGTATGTGTCGACCTCTCCAAACATGCCGGCCTCCTTGCGTAACACCCTCGATCATCACACCGAAGATCTCTGGCTTTCCCCCATTTCAATTTGGGAAACAATCATTTTGATCCAAAAGGGGAAATTTGGCGTTAATACCGACCCGGTCAGGTGGGTGCGCAGGTGCCTGGAACAAGCGCCTCTGCATGAGGCCCCCCTAAACACCGAGGTCGCCATTAAAAGCCGCGAGGTCGATCTCCCCCACCAGGACCCCGCCGACCGCTTTTTGGCGGCCACATCCCTTGTCTACGATATCCCCCTGGCTACCATGGACATGAATCTCCTGAAGGCCAACTGGCTTCAAACCCTTTCTTAA
- a CDS encoding type II toxin-antitoxin system Phd/YefM family antitoxin yields the protein METIAISQFKATCLKLLERVKNTGESLVVTKKGVPIAMVAPPPKPPVKRSSYGCMKDSVTFIGDIVSPLGTDDWEVFKE from the coding sequence ATGGAAACCATTGCGATCTCTCAATTTAAGGCTACATGCCTTAAGTTATTGGAACGAGTGAAGAATACGGGAGAGTCTTTGGTTGTCACAAAAAAGGGGGTTCCGATTGCCATGGTCGCCCCTCCTCCAAAACCTCCTGTCAAGAGATCCTCGTACGGGTGCATGAAAGATAGTGTCACATTCATTGGCGATATTGTCAGCCCTTTGGGAACAGATGATTGGGAAGTATTCAAGGAATGA
- a CDS encoding UDP-glucose/GDP-mannose dehydrogenase family protein: MKICIIGTGYVGLVTGACFAEAGNDVICVDVDEKKVADLNEGRIPIFEPGLEPMVRFNRREGRLRFTTDLSEGVNKSEVCFIAVGTPPNEDGSADLSHVLDVAFGIAGVAKKKILLGTKSTVPVGTGEKIEAVFREKLSHPFVVFSNPEFLKEGDAVNDFMKPDRIVVGLDHDPIEPLLRELYAPFTRRRDRLIVMSRRSAELTKYAANAMLVTRISFMNEMANLCERAGANINDVRQGIGSDPRIGSAFLFPGMGYGGSCFPKDVAALLNMGREWGVPLEVVHSAGEANKRQKKVLPEKIIRHFGGKEKLKGLKMAVWGLAFKAKTDDIRESPALVLIEQLLEADCRVSAFDPQAMSRAQKIYGPKISCEKSSYDCLTGADALVIAADWNEFRSPDYERMKKIMGQPVVFDGRNILNASHLKELGFTYYGIGV, encoded by the coding sequence ATGAAAATTTGCATCATCGGAACCGGCTACGTGGGACTTGTCACCGGCGCCTGTTTTGCGGAAGCGGGAAACGATGTCATCTGCGTGGATGTCGACGAAAAAAAGGTTGCCGACCTCAATGAGGGGCGCATCCCTATTTTCGAGCCGGGACTGGAACCGATGGTCCGGTTCAACCGCCGCGAGGGGCGTCTCCGCTTTACCACCGATTTGTCCGAAGGGGTCAACAAATCGGAGGTCTGCTTTATCGCCGTCGGAACCCCCCCCAACGAAGACGGTTCGGCCGATCTTTCGCATGTGCTGGATGTCGCCTTCGGCATTGCCGGGGTCGCCAAAAAGAAGATCCTCCTCGGCACCAAAAGCACCGTGCCTGTGGGGACCGGCGAAAAGATCGAGGCGGTCTTCCGGGAAAAATTAAGCCATCCTTTTGTCGTCTTTTCGAATCCGGAATTTTTGAAAGAGGGGGATGCGGTCAACGACTTCATGAAGCCCGACCGGATTGTCGTGGGGCTCGATCACGACCCTATCGAACCTCTCCTCCGTGAATTGTACGCCCCCTTCACGCGGCGGAGGGATCGTTTGATCGTCATGAGCCGGCGGAGCGCCGAGCTGACAAAGTATGCCGCCAACGCCATGCTGGTCACACGCATCTCCTTTATGAACGAAATGGCCAATCTGTGCGAAAGGGCGGGGGCAAATATCAATGATGTGCGCCAGGGGATCGGAAGCGACCCGCGCATCGGCTCCGCCTTTCTTTTTCCCGGAATGGGTTACGGAGGCTCCTGCTTTCCCAAGGATGTGGCCGCGCTTTTGAACATGGGGCGGGAATGGGGCGTGCCCCTTGAAGTCGTCCATTCCGCGGGCGAGGCCAACAAGAGGCAGAAAAAGGTTCTGCCTGAAAAAATCATCCGCCACTTTGGGGGGAAAGAAAAATTGAAAGGGCTCAAAATGGCCGTTTGGGGGCTGGCCTTCAAGGCCAAGACCGATGACATCCGCGAATCACCCGCCCTGGTTTTGATTGAACAGTTGCTGGAAGCGGACTGCCGCGTTTCGGCCTTCGATCCGCAGGCCATGTCCCGCGCCCAAAAAATCTACGGTCCGAAAATTTCCTGTGAAAAATCAAGCTACGATTGCCTGACCGGCGCCGACGCCCTTGTCATCGCCGCCGACTGGAATGAATTCCGGAGCCCCGATTACGAGCGGATGAAAAAAATAATGGGACAACCGGTGGTTTTTGACGGGCGGAATATTCTGAATGCCAGCCATCTGAAGGAGTTGGGGTTCACTTATTATGGGATTGGGGTATAA